GTCGCATTCGCTTGTACGCCTAATAACTCATAGTAGGCGGTGTCAACAACCATTGTGATGTTGTAATCGAAAATAATGTGCTGTGTATTTGCTCCTTCGCTGAAAGAGTTATCCAGATGAGAATCTGAGTGTGAAAAAAGGGAATTCAGATATTGAAACTAAAATTGAGaaataacaacaataacaacaataatacaGTCAAATTATAGTCGCGATAGTCCGAATGTTTCACGGCCCTATTGTAACAATGTCTGGATCTTATCTATTCTAATTATCAGTAAAGAAAAGGTCACAGCAAATGGAACGTCtgaaagaaacagattttAGAGATGAATAGAACGATAACGCTTAAGTATGGCACTTTTGTTCTGTGGCAACATATGGTTGTGCACACGACCCGAgtagctgcgaaaaacGAGAGTTGAATAATTTTGTCTTATAGTGGGACTAAGTTAACAAGATATGTAAACTGATTCTGCTATAATATACTTGACAAGTAATATATGCCCCGACATTTCTGATTGGTCAATGACAGCTGATATTTTGTGATTGCTACTTCGTGCTTATTCTCGATATACATTCGAAAATGACTTCTTCCTGAggatatatatatatgcATATACGATGCTATGTACAGTTATGCGTGCTATGTTCTAATGGGAGTAGTAAACCTTTCTCAAGTCGACAATCTTCTTACCTCTGGAGGCAGCCAAGTCTTCAATGGACCTCTGCTTAGTCAAGGCTTCTACAAAACCCTGACAAACCAACAATGGGTTTCTCGATTTGTACACTTTACCTCTCAAGTCCTTGATACCAGCAGCTTGGCAGATTTCAAAAATGTTTCTGTTGACTCTTAAGCCAAAACCTGCAGGAGCAGATCTcatgaacaacttgacagCATGGTATTTGTATTCAAAGTCTCCAAGAATGGTTCTTTCTTCGTATCTGGGGATAGGTGTTAAGTTCTTGACAGCATTCCAGTGGGCTTTGACAGCAGCTGTTCTGATACCGTCTCTGGATTTACCAATACCTAAGCCAATGGTACCGTTTCTGTCTCCTACTACAGTTAACACAAAGAAATTGGGGATGTTTCCCTTGGATGTCTTCAATGACACTCTCTTCATTATGATAGGACGCACATACAACCCTCTGATGTATCCAGCATCCAAACCGGTCAACTTCGCCAACTCTTCAGCGATTTTTCTTGTGGATGTGGCTGctgtttcttttctcttgAGAGTGTTCTCATCCTTGAAACGAAGCTTCAAGTCAGTTCTGTCTGGACCTTGAATATCTGGGATCTTGGGGTATGGAGTACGACCTTCACCTTGGTTTGGATATATAATGGGTTCTTCCCAGACAGGATCTGTCTTGGAATAGTCTGACAATGCATCTCCTGGTGCTACTTTAGATTTAGCTCTGAATCccttctttttcaactccaacacGTCTCTAGGATCAATTAACGACTCAGAGATCTGAATGCTCTGTAACAATTCTGGTGTGTAGTATTTCTTGAGGAATTCCAAATGCTGCTGAACCTTGCGGTTGGTTTCTGGCTCTATCTCTGTAGCCTTTGGTATTCCTTGTGATTTGGAAGATTGCTGGTATATTCTGGCCGAAGATGTTAAACATCTTTTTATTATTCCGGCCGAAAGAGCAGGCTGAAACGTGCTCTTTAACATTATGCCGTCTCACTGCTGTACTAACACTGTGAATCCTAGTGAATATCTAGTACTAGACTTGTACTTGTAGTTCTCCAATATTGTAAATGGTACCAGAatgaatttttttcaacATTTGTCGTGCGAGaaacaaatcaaaaaaTTGTCACGTGagcgattgcaaaatgtatAGATGTAAAACTGTACATATATCACAAGAAGCAATGATCAAATAATTTACAAAAACATACATACCATAAGTAACATTATATATAGTGTATCTAAactattctacaatttcgTAATACGCTTTAAGTAGCTCTAATATCAGTGTGTATTTACTACTTCATTATAGGAAACTTGTCTAAGTGGTGAACTTGATTGGTTCGGGATCCGTCTTTTCTTTAAGACCTAAAGGCTTGACATCATCTGGTAGGTTTTGAGCTCTGGCTACTGGTGagaattgcaatttttcGTTTGCCTGTTGTAAATGGTTGATTTCTTGTctcaacttttcaacttccttttccaaTCTTTTACCAAAGACATCGATGTAGTATGTGGCACCATTGTAACTGGCCCAGATAAAGATAAATGTGACAAAAGCTCCGCAGGCATGTTTATATTTGAACCAGATAGGACAGAATACCATAGTCAATAACTGGTAACCGAATTGAATGAGAGTGAAAGCCGTAGTTTGCATCCACAAGTACGGCAATGAATTAACAAACTTGCCTAAAGGAgtctttctgtttctctttttcaagtatGTGAAGGAGGTTACCTTACCTTTGTCTATTTGctctttctttctgattGTGATGAAGTAGTGGTACGACACCTGCCATAAGGTGTAGTAGATAGAGGTCCAGAAGATACCATGGACAAAATTCCAGTGATCAATAGAGGCTATCGCAGGATAACGCGACTTGATATAGTCTGGATCTAACTCATGAACCAAGACAAACATAGTTATAGGTGGCATCACGTGGATAAATGAACTGGTCGTTTTTTCTATAGAGTGCAACACTAGTGAGTTTCTCCATGTGATCACAGCAAACGACAATGTTCCCAACGACAATGAGAAGACTGATACAAACAACGTTGGCGAGTGGGGGAATACCCAGATGAACAACATTAGCAATATGTTTACGTAATAGCACAAATCAGCCAAGTAATACTGGAATGATTGCTTGAAATAAGAGTAGAATCTGATAGGCATCAAGACAGCAAATAAAACAGTATGGAAATGTGGGAAGTAGTTGGGGTATTTTCCAATGACAAAACCCGCTGTCGCTATCAAGAATACTGCGATGGC
This Scheffersomyces stipitis CBS 6054 chromosome 3, complete sequence DNA region includes the following protein-coding sequences:
- a CDS encoding mitochondrial 37S ribosomal protein MRPS5 (go_component intracellular; ribosome~go_function structural constituent of ribosome~go_process protein biosynthesis), which translates into the protein MLKSTFQPALSAGIIKRCLTSSARIYQQSSKSQGIPKATEIEPETNRKVQQHLEFLKKYYTPELLQSIQISESLIDPRDVLELKKKGFRAKSKVAPGDALSDYSKTDPVWEEPIIYPNQGEGRTPYPKIPDIQGPDRTDLKLRFKDENTLKRKETAATSTRKIAEELAKLTGLDAGYIRGLYVRPIIMKRVSLKTSKGNIPNFFVLTVVGDRNGTIGLGIGKSRDGIRTAAVKAHWNAVKNLTPIPRYEERTILGDFEYKYHAVKLFMRSAPAGFGLRVNRNIFEICQAAGIKDLRGKVYKSRNPLLVCQGFVEALTKQRSIEDLAASRGKKIVDLRKVYYSH
- a CDS encoding predicted protein — encoded protein: LRRSDSATSVSFIDLSKLIFANDFDFGFNLDTMKSKTKETFNIYNPRQRSKDFIKIQEVFNQRLVKFDQRIHKNLQSSSTEKLFYAIAVFLIATAGFVIGKYPNYFPHFHTVLFAVLMPIRFYSYFKQSFQYYLADLCYYVNILLMLFIWVFPHSPTLFVSVFSLSLGTLSFAVITWRNSLVLHSIEKTTSSFIHVMPPITMFVLVHELDPDYIKSRYPAIASIDHWNFVHGIFWTSIYYTLWQVSYHYFITIRKKEQIDKGKVTSFTYLKKRNRKTPLGKFVNSLPYLWMQTTAFTLIQFGYQLLTMVFCPIWFKYKHACGAFVTFIFIWASYNGATYYIDVFGKRLEKEVEKLRQEINHLQQANEKLQFSPVARAQN